Proteins co-encoded in one Streptomyces roseochromogenus subsp. oscitans DS 12.976 genomic window:
- a CDS encoding helix-turn-helix domain-containing protein has product MNASDAGPPAGPGDELTAVAPQLRALRRRAGLTLEAAARAAGLSPAHLSRLETGRRQPSLPMLLALARIYGTTVSELLGETVADRDAIVRAGDMEPTRAGGWTYFQAGAPGRAMHALRVRVPYGSQGDIVRVHPGEEWLYVLRGRLRLRLGDTAHLLGPGDSAHFDSLTPHRLAAEDHDGVELLFVHTLLQSPTATLCLGPLTRELP; this is encoded by the coding sequence ATGAACGCCTCAGACGCCGGCCCACCGGCGGGTCCGGGTGACGAGCTGACGGCCGTCGCACCGCAGTTGCGGGCACTGCGCCGGCGCGCCGGCCTCACTCTGGAGGCCGCGGCCCGCGCCGCCGGGCTCTCGCCGGCCCATCTGTCCCGGCTGGAGACAGGCCGGCGGCAGCCGTCGCTGCCGATGCTGCTGGCTCTCGCCCGCATCTACGGTACGACCGTCTCCGAGCTGCTGGGCGAGACGGTCGCCGACCGGGACGCGATCGTGCGGGCCGGCGACATGGAGCCGACCCGGGCGGGCGGCTGGACGTACTTCCAGGCCGGGGCGCCCGGCCGGGCCATGCACGCCCTCCGCGTGCGGGTGCCGTACGGCTCGCAGGGCGACATCGTGCGCGTCCATCCCGGCGAGGAGTGGCTCTATGTCCTGCGGGGCCGGCTGCGGCTGCGCCTCGGTGACACCGCGCATCTGCTCGGGCCCGGCGACAGCGCTCACTTCGACTCGCTCACCCCGCACCGCCTCGCCGCCGAGGACCACGACGGCGTCGAGCTGCTGTTCGTCCACACCCTGCTGCAGAGCCCCACGGCCACGCTGTGCCTGGGGCCGCTGACCCGAGAGCTGCCATGA
- a CDS encoding tyrosine-protein phosphatase, with product MTQQVPSTEPELAGVRNFRDVGGLPTMDGRRVRHGVLFRSGHLAHATEDDAAFLTSLGLHTIFDFRNAADQKLEGPDVELPGVRNVNLPLSDPADGAEFWKMVRDGDLDQLRGILADGKGATRMIASYRSIVKERTTEHSQVLRALTEDSVPALMHCAAGKDRAGISIAVTLLALGVERDAIVADYLESNAKHRRYKVRRSGSTEGAYTPEVMELLSPLFDARAEYLHAAFETIEQTWGGVDTYLEQGLALTPAARDHLRERLLD from the coding sequence GTGACGCAGCAGGTCCCGTCGACCGAACCGGAGCTGGCCGGAGTGCGCAATTTCCGCGACGTTGGCGGACTGCCGACCATGGACGGACGGCGGGTGCGGCACGGGGTGCTGTTCCGCAGCGGACACCTGGCGCACGCGACCGAGGACGATGCGGCATTCCTCACCTCGCTGGGCCTGCACACGATCTTCGACTTCCGCAACGCGGCCGACCAGAAGCTGGAGGGCCCGGACGTCGAGCTGCCCGGCGTGCGGAATGTGAACCTGCCGCTGAGCGACCCGGCGGACGGCGCCGAGTTCTGGAAGATGGTCCGCGACGGCGACCTCGACCAGCTGCGCGGCATCCTCGCCGACGGCAAGGGTGCGACCCGGATGATCGCCTCGTACCGGTCGATCGTCAAGGAGCGCACCACCGAGCACTCCCAGGTCCTGCGCGCGCTCACCGAGGACAGCGTGCCCGCCCTGATGCACTGCGCGGCCGGCAAGGACCGCGCGGGCATCTCCATAGCCGTGACACTCCTCGCGCTGGGCGTGGAGCGCGACGCGATCGTCGCCGACTATCTGGAGTCCAACGCCAAGCACCGGCGCTACAAGGTCCGCCGCAGCGGCAGCACGGAGGGTGCCTACACCCCCGAGGTCATGGAGTTGCTCAGCCCGCTCTTCGACGCCCGCGCCGAGTACCTCCACGCGGCGTTCGAGACCATCGAGCAGACCTGGGGCGGCGTGGACACGTACCTGGAGCAGGGCCTCGCCCTCACCCCGGCTGCCCGCGACCACCTGCGCGAACGCCTGCTGGACTGA
- a CDS encoding alpha-galactosidase gives MVDIAEDGRTWLLSGPTSSYALHLTDADELLHLHWGPRVALADAQALAKEPLPGYWPFESPLDGREEYPVEGGPRFVRPALSVRSDERRGTEWRFQAYDTEADELRLRFDDDGLAVTLHYRMRGDVVERWVTVANDTHARVELLRADAATWTLPDRDGWRLSQLHGRWAAESRLTTAPLTYGEKVIGSRRGHTGHQHLPWVALDTDATEERGEVYGCALGWSGSWRIAVAQLPDARVQITGGAGYDDSGLLLLQPGESYTTPVFAGLWSGGGFGGASRTWHAYQRAYVIPDAERDRPVLFNSWEATNFGISEEQQLALARRAAGIGVELFVVDDGWFGARTSDRAGLGDWTPNPDRFPQGLKPLADQVHGLGMQFGIWVEPEMVNPDSDLYRAHPDWVQYQPGRKRTELRNQLVLNLAREDVQEYLWEQLDTLLSSAPIDYVKWDFNRCFTDVGWPGEPYPQRLWVDHVRALYALLDRLRAAHPSVAFESCSGGGGRIDLGVLSRTDQVWTSDNTDPLDRLAIQHGFSQIHPARVMAAWVTDSPNTQLNGRVSTLRFRFVSAMAGVLGVGGDLTEWTEEELAEARQWVQLYKQIRPVVQHGELHRLRPPAGGLSAVQYVRGEDAVVLAWLQAQSYGEPVPALRLRGLDPTASYECRETGEVHRGAVLLHHGLRTGLKGDLDATVLRLRRMG, from the coding sequence GTGGTGGACATCGCCGAAGACGGTCGTACCTGGCTCCTCTCGGGGCCCACCAGCAGTTATGCCCTGCATCTCACCGACGCGGACGAACTGCTCCACCTGCACTGGGGGCCACGTGTCGCCCTCGCGGACGCGCAGGCCCTGGCCAAGGAGCCGCTGCCCGGCTACTGGCCCTTCGAGTCCCCGCTCGACGGCCGCGAGGAGTACCCCGTCGAGGGCGGCCCACGCTTCGTCCGCCCCGCCCTGTCCGTGCGCAGCGACGAGCGCCGCGGCACGGAGTGGAGATTCCAGGCCTACGACACGGAGGCGGACGAGTTGCGGCTGCGCTTCGACGACGACGGCCTGGCCGTCACCCTGCACTACCGGATGCGCGGTGACGTCGTCGAGCGCTGGGTCACGGTGGCGAACGACACGCACGCGCGCGTGGAGCTGCTGCGAGCCGACGCGGCCACCTGGACCCTGCCCGACCGCGACGGCTGGCGGCTGTCCCAGCTGCACGGCCGCTGGGCCGCCGAGTCCCGCCTCACCACCGCCCCGCTCACCTACGGCGAGAAGGTCATCGGCAGCCGCCGCGGGCACACCGGCCACCAGCACCTGCCCTGGGTGGCGCTGGACACCGACGCCACCGAGGAGCGCGGCGAGGTCTACGGCTGTGCGCTCGGCTGGTCCGGCTCCTGGCGTATCGCGGTCGCCCAACTCCCGGACGCGCGCGTGCAGATCACCGGCGGCGCCGGCTACGACGACTCGGGCCTGCTGCTCCTTCAGCCCGGGGAGTCGTACACCACCCCCGTCTTCGCGGGCCTGTGGAGCGGCGGCGGTTTCGGCGGCGCTAGCCGCACCTGGCACGCCTACCAGCGCGCGTACGTCATCCCGGACGCGGAGCGGGACCGGCCGGTGCTCTTCAACTCCTGGGAGGCGACGAACTTCGGCATCTCCGAGGAGCAGCAGCTCGCGCTCGCCCGACGGGCCGCCGGCATCGGCGTGGAGCTTTTCGTGGTGGACGACGGCTGGTTCGGCGCCCGCACCAGCGACCGCGCCGGGCTCGGTGACTGGACCCCCAACCCCGACCGCTTCCCACAGGGCCTGAAGCCCCTCGCCGACCAAGTGCACGGCCTCGGTATGCAGTTCGGCATCTGGGTCGAGCCCGAGATGGTCAACCCGGACAGCGACCTGTACCGCGCGCATCCCGACTGGGTGCAGTACCAGCCGGGGCGCAAGCGGACGGAACTGCGCAACCAACTCGTCCTCAACCTCGCCCGCGAGGACGTCCAGGAGTACCTCTGGGAGCAGCTGGACACCCTGCTCTCCAGCGCGCCGATCGACTATGTGAAGTGGGACTTCAACCGCTGCTTCACCGACGTCGGCTGGCCCGGTGAGCCGTATCCGCAGCGCCTGTGGGTGGACCACGTCCGCGCCCTGTACGCCCTGCTGGACCGGCTCCGCGCGGCCCACCCCTCGGTCGCCTTCGAGTCCTGCTCGGGCGGCGGCGGCCGCATCGACCTCGGGGTGCTGAGCCGTACCGACCAGGTGTGGACCTCCGACAACACCGACCCGCTCGACCGGCTCGCCATCCAGCATGGCTTCAGCCAGATCCATCCCGCGCGCGTGATGGCCGCCTGGGTCACCGACAGCCCGAACACCCAGCTCAACGGCCGGGTCAGCACGCTGCGGTTCCGCTTCGTCAGCGCCATGGCGGGCGTACTCGGCGTCGGCGGCGACCTCACCGAATGGACCGAGGAGGAACTGGCCGAGGCCCGCCAATGGGTCCAGCTCTACAAACAGATCCGCCCGGTCGTCCAGCACGGCGAACTGCACCGACTGCGGCCCCCGGCCGGCGGCCTGAGCGCCGTGCAGTACGTCCGGGGGGAGGACGCGGTGGTCCTGGCCTGGCTCCAGGCGCAGAGCTACGGCGAGCCCGTACCGGCGCTACGGCTGCGCGGACTCGATCCGACGGCGTCGTACGAATGCCGTGAAACGGGTGAAGTCCACCGGGGTGCTGTCCTGCTGCACCACGGGCTCCGCACCGGACTCAAGGGCGACCTGGATGCGACGGTCCTCCGGCTGCGCCGCATGGGCTGA
- a CDS encoding SGNH/GDSL hydrolase family protein → MIGSYVAVGDSFTEGVGDPGPDGAYVGWADRFAVLLADRRPEGDFKYTNLAVRGKLLDQIVQDQLPQAVELAPDLVSFCAGGNDIIRPGTDPDEVAERFERAVAQLTEAAGAVMVTTGFDTRGVPVLKHLRGKIATYNGHVRAIADRYGCPVLDLWSLKSVQDRRAWDNDRLHLSPEGHTRVALRAGQALGLQIPADPEQPWPPLPPRGTLDIRRDDVHWAREYLVPWIGRRLRGESSGDHVTAKGTLSPDDIKHRIASVA, encoded by the coding sequence GTGATCGGGTCGTACGTGGCGGTGGGGGACAGCTTCACCGAGGGCGTCGGCGATCCCGGGCCCGACGGGGCGTATGTGGGCTGGGCCGACCGGTTCGCCGTACTGCTCGCCGACCGGCGGCCCGAGGGTGACTTCAAGTACACGAATCTCGCGGTACGTGGGAAGCTGCTCGACCAGATCGTGCAGGACCAGCTTCCGCAGGCCGTCGAACTGGCCCCGGACCTGGTGTCCTTCTGCGCGGGCGGCAACGACATCATCCGCCCCGGCACCGACCCGGACGAGGTGGCCGAGCGCTTCGAGCGGGCCGTGGCCCAGCTGACCGAGGCCGCGGGCGCGGTCATGGTGACGACCGGCTTCGACACGCGCGGCGTTCCCGTGCTCAAGCATCTGCGCGGCAAGATCGCCACGTACAACGGGCACGTCCGGGCCATCGCGGACCGGTACGGCTGCCCCGTGCTCGACCTGTGGTCCCTCAAGTCCGTGCAGGACCGCCGGGCCTGGGACAACGACCGGCTCCACCTCTCACCCGAGGGCCACACGCGCGTGGCGCTGCGCGCCGGCCAGGCCCTCGGCCTCCAGATCCCGGCCGACCCCGAGCAGCCGTGGCCGCCGCTGCCGCCCCGGGGCACCCTGGACATCCGCCGCGACGACGTCCACTGGGCCCGTGAGTACCTCGTCCCGTGGATCGGCCGCCGCCTGCGCGGCGAGTCCTCCGGCGACCATGTCACGGCCAAGGGCACCCTGTCCCCCGACGACATCAAGCACCGCATCGCCTCGGTTGCCTGA
- a CDS encoding TetR/AcrR family transcriptional regulator, giving the protein MARVRLSVAERREELLRAAIGQIEARGVAAVRIADVAAALGVSNALVLYHFSTKEKLVAAAFTYAAEDDLARLRKLLGRRTSALRRLRAAVRWYAPTGQAKGWRLWIEGWAVALREPALREVTLDLDRQWKAAITDVIAEGVAAGEFACADPAGTALRLTALLDGLAVQLTSYPGAVPRTRAQDWVDDALARELGLDRKALTER; this is encoded by the coding sequence GTGGCGAGAGTGCGGTTGAGCGTGGCCGAGCGGCGGGAGGAGCTGCTGCGGGCTGCCATCGGGCAGATCGAGGCACGGGGCGTGGCGGCGGTCAGGATCGCCGACGTGGCCGCGGCGCTCGGGGTGAGCAACGCGCTGGTGCTGTACCACTTCTCGACGAAGGAGAAGCTGGTCGCGGCCGCGTTCACCTATGCGGCCGAGGACGATCTCGCGCGCCTGCGCAAGCTGCTGGGCCGGCGGACGTCCGCGCTGCGCCGGCTGCGGGCCGCGGTGCGCTGGTACGCGCCGACCGGGCAGGCCAAGGGCTGGCGGCTGTGGATCGAGGGCTGGGCCGTGGCCCTGCGCGAGCCCGCCCTGCGAGAGGTCACCCTGGACCTGGACCGGCAGTGGAAGGCGGCGATCACCGATGTCATCGCCGAGGGCGTGGCGGCGGGCGAGTTCGCCTGCGCCGACCCCGCAGGTACCGCGCTGCGGCTGACGGCGCTGCTGGACGGGCTGGCCGTACAGCTGACGTCGTACCCGGGCGCGGTACCGCGGACGCGCGCGCAGGACTGGGTCGATGACGCGCTCGCGCGGGAACTGGGCCTGGACCGGAAGGCGTTGACCGAACGCTAG
- a CDS encoding DUF6126 family protein, translating into MSDFETKFPRSLWIRLIIYIALGHVLAGFLYLLFAVGAKG; encoded by the coding sequence ATGAGCGACTTCGAGACGAAGTTCCCCCGTTCCCTGTGGATCCGCCTGATCATCTACATCGCCCTCGGCCATGTCCTGGCCGGGTTCCTGTACTTGCTGTTCGCGGTGGGCGCGAAGGGCTGA